In Arsenicicoccus sp. oral taxon 190, the following are encoded in one genomic region:
- a CDS encoding HNH endonuclease signature motif containing protein, with protein sequence MNFVEVDDARQALSGLVATLGTLTTGVVHVQSGDLGELAAQAGAALALARGLVTACAAEAKSRGVLWDSGSATTAHWLCDHDTGLTRKDANAIRRALEDTAEPALAELRSGLLDGSVTPADASLAARLRAELCGATDPAFHDDIARGVAHLARQDDAYQQLHAFRVSMLARYGTTSDDQRCRDHQEARRGLSTFSRTSDGLWSFHGLLGDADKVALHAAITAFCAPRSSTDEATGEVVRDERTAGQRRLDALLTLTQRAADTGATGPMGATCRASLVLPMDALRLPCPHRAKDAFGLWRGISGEPCDCPLPTASTDDLGTVLSPVVARELTCSAEVTPVWVDHLGQPLDVGRSTRLATLRQRRALQVRDQGCSFPRCSAPASWTQAHHIVHWADGGPTDVANLALLCTQHHRFVHHQGITGRVSSDGSRVVWDVVRAPGGWRPAPPDPGGPPDRPDGDHPHGDHPDGDRPPDPPPPCRTAHPAPDHALTA encoded by the coding sequence ATGAACTTCGTCGAGGTGGACGACGCGCGGCAGGCCCTCAGCGGCCTCGTCGCGACGCTCGGCACCCTGACGACGGGAGTGGTGCACGTGCAGTCCGGCGACCTCGGGGAGCTGGCCGCCCAGGCGGGCGCTGCGCTCGCGCTGGCGCGAGGCCTCGTCACCGCGTGCGCCGCCGAGGCGAAGTCGCGAGGTGTCCTGTGGGACTCCGGCTCGGCGACCACCGCCCACTGGCTCTGCGACCACGACACCGGCCTGACCCGCAAGGACGCCAACGCCATCCGCCGCGCCCTCGAGGACACCGCCGAGCCGGCCCTCGCGGAGCTGCGGTCCGGGCTGCTCGACGGGTCGGTCACGCCGGCCGACGCCTCCCTCGCCGCCCGGCTGCGGGCCGAGCTGTGCGGGGCGACGGACCCGGCCTTCCACGACGACATCGCCCGCGGGGTGGCGCATCTCGCGCGGCAGGACGACGCCTACCAGCAGCTGCACGCCTTCCGGGTGAGCATGCTGGCGCGCTACGGCACGACCTCGGACGACCAGCGCTGCCGCGACCACCAGGAGGCGCGGCGCGGACTGTCCACCTTCAGCCGGACGTCCGACGGGCTGTGGTCCTTCCACGGCCTCCTCGGTGACGCGGACAAGGTGGCCCTGCACGCGGCGATCACGGCGTTCTGCGCCCCACGGTCAAGCACCGACGAGGCGACCGGCGAGGTGGTGCGCGACGAGCGCACGGCGGGCCAGCGGCGGCTGGACGCACTCCTGACCCTCACCCAGCGCGCCGCCGACACCGGCGCCACCGGACCCATGGGCGCCACCTGCCGCGCCTCGCTGGTGCTGCCGATGGATGCGTTGCGGCTCCCCTGCCCCCACCGGGCCAAGGACGCCTTCGGCCTGTGGCGGGGCATCTCCGGCGAGCCCTGCGACTGTCCCCTGCCCACCGCGTCCACGGACGACCTCGGGACCGTGCTCTCACCGGTCGTGGCCCGCGAGCTGACCTGCTCCGCGGAGGTCACCCCCGTGTGGGTCGACCACCTCGGCCAGCCCCTCGACGTCGGCCGCAGCACCCGTCTCGCCACGCTGCGGCAGCGGCGGGCGCTGCAGGTGCGGGACCAGGGTTGCAGCTTCCCCCGGTGCAGCGCCCCGGCATCGTGGACCCAGGCCCACCACATCGTCCACTGGGCCGACGGTGGCCCCACCGACGTGGCCAACCTCGCGCTGCTGTGCACCCAGCACCACCGGTTCGTGCACCATCAGGGCATCACCGGGCGGGTGAGCAGCGACGGCAGCCGGGTCGTCTGGGACGTCGTGCGCGCGCCCGGCGGCTGGCGGCCCGCGCCACCCGACCCCGGCGGCCCACCGGACCGGCCCGACGGAGACCATCCCCACGGGGACCATCCCGACGGAGACCGGCCACCCGACCCGCCACCCCCGTGCCGTACCGCACACCCAGCTCCCGACCACGCCCTGACAGCCTGA
- the hisF gene encoding imidazole glycerol phosphate synthase subunit HisF codes for MSVAIRVIPCLDVDAGRVVKGVNFDNLRDAGDPVELAQTYGDQGADELTFLDVTASSGNRETTYEMVRHCAEQVFIPLTVGGGVRTPEDVDRLLRAGADKVGVNTAAIARPEVISEIADRFGNQVLVLSADVRRRRDEQGVATGGFEVTTHGGRRGTGIDAVEWCARAERLGAGEILLNSMDADGTKDGFDLELIRLVRREVTVPLIASGGAGALEQFAPAVEAGADAVLAASVFHYRELTIGQVKAALRDAGHEVR; via the coding sequence GTGAGCGTCGCCATCCGTGTCATCCCGTGCCTCGACGTCGACGCCGGCCGCGTCGTCAAGGGGGTCAACTTCGACAACCTGCGCGACGCGGGCGACCCCGTCGAGCTCGCCCAGACGTATGGCGACCAGGGGGCCGACGAGCTCACCTTCCTCGACGTCACGGCGAGCTCCGGCAACCGGGAGACGACCTACGAGATGGTGCGTCACTGCGCGGAGCAGGTGTTCATCCCGCTGACCGTCGGCGGGGGAGTGCGCACCCCGGAGGACGTGGACCGGCTGCTGCGGGCCGGCGCCGACAAGGTGGGGGTCAACACCGCCGCGATCGCGCGCCCGGAGGTGATCAGCGAGATCGCCGACAGGTTCGGCAACCAGGTGCTCGTGCTCTCCGCGGACGTGCGCCGCCGACGCGACGAGCAGGGCGTGGCCACAGGGGGATTCGAGGTGACCACGCACGGCGGTCGCCGCGGCACCGGCATCGACGCTGTCGAGTGGTGCGCCCGCGCCGAGCGGCTGGGGGCGGGGGAGATCCTGCTCAACTCCATGGACGCCGACGGCACCAAGGACGGCTTCGACCTCGAGCTGATCCGGCTCGTGCGCCGGGAGGTCACGGTGCCGCTGATCGCGTCCGGGGGAGCCGGCGCGCTCGAGCAGTTCGCGCCCGCCGTCGAGGCCGGTGCCGACGCCGTGCTGGCCGCCAGCGTCTTCCACTACCGCGAGCTGACGATCGGCCAGGTCAAGGCGGCCCTGCGCGACGCCGGGCACGAGGTGCGCTGA
- a CDS encoding TIGR03085 family metal-binding protein: protein MTSLAHAQRQALSDLFDRVGPDAPTLAEGWTTRDLAAHLATRDRRPDAAAGIMVKPLAGYTERVQQSYAARPWPELVDLVRFGPPAYALTRIPAVDARVNLAEFYLHHEDVLRAQQPPAHVPMTPELESALWRLVATMGRLLLRRCRVGVTVDAPGHGEQVLRKAGADGGVLLTGRPGELLLYLSGRTEAADVRVEGSPQAEEAFRRTSLGL, encoded by the coding sequence ATGACCTCGCTCGCCCACGCCCAGCGCCAGGCCCTGTCCGACCTCTTCGACCGGGTCGGCCCCGACGCCCCCACCCTCGCCGAGGGATGGACGACGCGCGACCTCGCCGCCCACCTCGCCACGCGCGACCGCCGTCCCGACGCCGCCGCCGGCATCATGGTCAAGCCGCTGGCCGGCTACACCGAGCGGGTGCAGCAGTCGTATGCCGCCCGCCCCTGGCCCGAGCTCGTCGACCTGGTGCGGTTCGGCCCCCCGGCATACGCGCTCACCCGGATCCCGGCCGTGGACGCCCGGGTCAACCTGGCGGAGTTCTACCTGCACCACGAGGACGTGCTGCGCGCCCAGCAGCCGCCGGCGCACGTGCCGATGACGCCCGAGCTGGAGAGTGCGCTGTGGCGGCTCGTCGCCACCATGGGCCGGCTGCTGCTGCGCCGCTGCCGCGTCGGGGTGACCGTCGACGCCCCGGGGCACGGCGAGCAGGTGCTGCGCAAGGCGGGCGCCGACGGGGGGGTGCTGCTCACGGGGCGCCCCGGCGAGCTGCTGCTCTACCTGTCCGGGCGCACGGAGGCGGCCGACGTGCGGGTCGAGGGCTCGCCGCAGGCCGAGGAGGCCTTCCGCAGGACCTCGCTGGGGCTGTGA
- a CDS encoding FBP domain-containing protein — protein MRALTEPEIRAAFVNASRREAAQAVLPDLDAMEWSALEVLGWRDPKRPLLAYVVLVGDVGDEDDEGAARAVLLRPAAESAGAPRRRKVCSWCQDITETEDVTMYVARRAGAAGRAGSTVGTLICTDFSCSRNVRRAPTPMEVGAASAQDRAWWTQQRVDELRLRSLAFLGHVLAGDEG, from the coding sequence ATGCGTGCCCTCACCGAGCCGGAGATCCGTGCGGCCTTCGTCAATGCCTCTCGCCGGGAGGCCGCGCAGGCGGTGCTGCCGGACCTGGACGCGATGGAGTGGTCGGCCCTCGAGGTGCTCGGGTGGCGCGACCCGAAGCGGCCGCTGCTCGCCTACGTCGTGCTCGTGGGCGACGTCGGCGACGAGGACGACGAGGGGGCGGCCCGGGCGGTCCTGCTGCGCCCCGCCGCGGAGTCCGCCGGCGCGCCCCGGCGCCGCAAGGTCTGCTCCTGGTGCCAGGACATCACCGAGACCGAGGACGTGACCATGTATGTCGCCCGCCGCGCCGGCGCCGCAGGCCGCGCGGGCAGCACCGTCGGGACGCTGATCTGCACCGACTTCTCGTGCTCGCGCAACGTGCGCCGCGCGCCCACCCCGATGGAGGTGGGCGCGGCGTCGGCGCAGGACCGGGCCTGGTGGACCCAGCAGCGGGTCGACGAGCTGCGGCTGCGTTCCCTGGCCTTCCTCGGGCACGTGCTGGCGGGGGACGAGGGCTGA
- the hisI gene encoding phosphoribosyl-AMP cyclohydrolase yields MTPDDGIRPPALDPSIASRLKRDDHGLVAAVVQQHDTGDVLMVGWMDDEALRRTLTEGRVTFWSRSRQEYWRKGDTSGHAQWVKGVAIDCDGDALLVRVDQVGAACHTGERTCFFTDLAAVEGSPQ; encoded by the coding sequence GTGACCCCCGACGACGGCATACGGCCTCCCGCCCTGGACCCGAGCATCGCGAGCCGCCTCAAGCGCGACGACCACGGACTGGTCGCGGCGGTGGTGCAGCAGCACGACACCGGCGATGTGCTCATGGTCGGTTGGATGGACGACGAGGCGCTGCGTCGGACCCTCACCGAGGGGCGGGTGACGTTCTGGAGCCGCAGCCGGCAGGAGTACTGGCGCAAGGGCGACACCTCCGGCCACGCGCAGTGGGTCAAGGGCGTCGCGATCGACTGCGACGGCGATGCCCTGCTGGTGCGCGTCGACCAGGTCGGCGCGGCCTGCCACACCGGGGAGCGCACCTGCTTCTTCACGGACCTGGCTGCGGTAGAAGGGAGCCCGCAGTGA